One Amaranthus tricolor cultivar Red isolate AtriRed21 chromosome 1, ASM2621246v1, whole genome shotgun sequence DNA window includes the following coding sequences:
- the LOC130826656 gene encoding serine/threonine-protein kinase BLUS1: MEYPLDPKSYQIIAEIGRGVSAIVYKASCLTIPEPSSIVAIKSIDLDQSRTDLESIRLETKTMSLLYHPNILRAHCSFTVGPRLWVVMPFMSAGSLQSIISSKFCSGLPETCIAVVLKETLKALSYLHDQGHVHRDVKAGNILVGYDGIIKLADFGVSAPVYDTNFESRLKDIAGTPYWMAPEVIHSHNGYGFKADIWSFGITALELAHGRPPLSHLPPSKSLLFKITKRFHFSDYDKSEKGFHGKGNEKKFSKAFKDMVGLCLHQDPTKRPTAEKLLRHAFFKNCRSCDFLVKNVLAGLPSVEDRFRMSKMTRISSLGSGSTATTTTTDEEDSGELEKQRRISGWNFNVEGFELDPVYPGQGKDKESEIEEICGSSRSRRVSFCGELVIPNKQLDLDVFCSSSTSPAFSISTPNMEEVTPIDRSEEVHQETTRANVDEGEDGALDRDSMMAGLVALRGSLDEQRNNVKDLITFLGGDQTGSGEKNKDDMVDVIDRLKRESDQKNKEEQMVNVMERLRRELEQERQKNKELLMELEFLKAIVSGGSQQD; this comes from the coding sequence ATGGAGTACCCATTAGACCCTAAATCCTACCAAATAATAGCAGAAATAGGAAGGGGAGTAAGTGCAATTGTATACAAAGCTAGCTGCCTAACAATACCTGAACCTTCCTCCATAGTTGCAATAAAGTCCATCGATCTCGATCAATCTAGAACTGATCTTGAAAGCATCCGCCTTGAGACCAAAACAATGTCCCTTTTGTATCATCCAAACATCCTCCGAGCCCACTGTTCATTCACTGTGGGCCCACGTCTATGGGTAGTAATGCCATTCATGTCTGCTGGTTCTCTACAATCCATTATCTCTTCAAAATTCTGCTCTGGTTTGCCTGAAACCTGCATTGCTGTTGTCTTAAAGGAAACCCTCAAGGCCTTAAGCTACCTTCATGATCAAGGTCATGTTCATCGAGATGTTAAGGCTGGTAACATATTAGTTGGTTATGATGGTATTATCAAGTTAGCTGATTTCGGTGTCTCTGCACCTGTGTATGACACTAACTTTGAATCGAGGTTGAAGGACATCGCTGGAACTCCTTATTGGATGGCTCCAGAAGTAATACATTCTCATAATGGATATGGGTTTAAGGCTGATATCTGGTCCTTCGGAATTACTGCTCTCGAACTCGCTCATGGTAGGCCTCCTTTGTCTCATCTACCACCTTCCAAGTCTTTGTTGTTTAAGATAACAAAGAGGTTCCACTTCTCCGACTATGATAAGTCTGAGAAAGGGTTCCACGGCAAAGGAAACGAAAAGAAATTCTCCAAAGCATTTAAGGATATGGTAGGGTTATGTCTCCATCAAGATCCTACAAAACGCCCTACTGCTGAGAAGCTGCTAAGGCATGCCTTCTTTAAAAACTGtagaagttgtgattttttagTGAAGAATGTGTTGGCTGGGTTGCCTAGTGTAGAAGATAGGTTTAGGATGAGTAAGATGACGAGGATTTCGTCTTTAGGGAGTGGTAGTACTGCTACAACTACTACTACTGACGAGGAGGATTCGGGGGAGTTGGAGAAGCAGAGGAGGATTAGTGGGTGGAACTTTAATGTTGAAGGGTTTGAGCTGGATCCAGTTTATCCAGGTCAAGGTAAAGATAAGGAGTCTGAAATTGAAGAGATTTGTGGTTCAAGTCGATCAAGGAGGGTCAGTTTCTGTGGTGAATTGGTGATCCCGAATAAGCAACTTGATTTGGATGTGTTCTGCTCTAGCTCAACGTCACCTGCTTTTAGTATTAGCACTCCTAATATGGAGGAGGTGACTCCAATTGATCGAAGTGAGGAAGTACATCAAGAGACGACTCGGGCAAATGTGGATGAAGGAGAGGACGGTGCGCTTGATAGAGATAGTATGATGGCTGGACTGGTGGCTTTACGGGGCAGCTTAGATGAGCAGAGAAATAATGTGAAGGACTTGATAACTTTTCTTGGCGGAGATCAAACTGGAAGCGGAGAGAAAAACAAGGACGACATGGTTGATGTCATAGATAGGTTGAAGAGGGAATCAGACCAGAAAAACAAGGAAGAACAAATGGTAAATGTGATGGAGAGGTTGAGGAGGGAGTTGGAGCAAGAGCGCCAGAAAAACAAGGAGTTGCTAATGGAATTGGAATTTCTTAAAGCCATTGTCTCTGGTGGATCTCAACAAGATTAA
- the LOC130823920 gene encoding gluconokinase isoform X1 yields MLDSSNNQINEELLPNQFLNLEDFSLLHILGTVDFKILFINGTGRVIVMMGVSGAGKTTIGNFLAEAASCAFLDADDFHSDTNREKMRKGIPLSDEDRKPWLEMLCNSLKERITSGKVTILACSALKKKYREILRLADPHYFPGKLDCAVKFVLLNVPVQVLADRLNKRLSNGEHFMPPSLLQSQLELLEIDASEGIIEVDATQNPTIIVETVRASLIQRKIF; encoded by the exons ATGTTAGATAGCAGTAATAATCAGATAAACGAAGAACTCTTACCGAATCAATTTCTCAATCTTGAAGATTTTAGTTTGCTTCATATCCTG GGTACAGTCGACTTCAAAATCCTTTTCATAAATGGAACCG GAAGAGTTATTGTGATGATGGGTGTTAGTGGTGCTGGAAAAAC GACTATAGGTAATTTTTTAGCTGAAGCTGCAAGTTGTGCTTTTCTTGACGCGGATGATTTCCATTCAGATACAAACAGAG AGAAGATGAGAAAAGGGATTCCACTCTCTGACGAAGATAGGAAGCCTTGGCTTGAAATGCTATGCAATTCATTGAAAGAGCGCATTACTTCTGGGAAAGTTACAATTCTTGCATGTTCTGCTCTGAAAAAAAAGTACAGAGAGATTCTTAGGTTAGCTGATCCACATTATTTTCCGGGGAAGCTTGATTGTGCAGTGAAGTTTGTTCTTCTTAATGTTCCCGTTCAAGTACTGGCTGATCGGCTTAACAAAAGGCTTTCAAATGGGGAACACTTTATGCCACCTTCTTTGTTGCAATCACAGTTAGAGCTACTTGAGATTGATGCCTCTGAAGGAATCATTGAAGTGGATGCTACACAGAATCCTACTATTATTGTCGAAACTGTTCGAGCTTCACTTATCCAAAGGAAGATTTTTTAA
- the LOC130823920 gene encoding gluconokinase isoform X2, with the protein MEPVVQGRVIVMMGVSGAGKTTIGNFLAEAASCAFLDADDFHSDTNREKMRKGIPLSDEDRKPWLEMLCNSLKERITSGKVTILACSALKKKYREILRLADPHYFPGKLDCAVKFVLLNVPVQVLADRLNKRLSNGEHFMPPSLLQSQLELLEIDASEGIIEVDATQNPTIIVETVRASLIQRKIF; encoded by the exons ATGGAACCGGTAGTTCAAG GAAGAGTTATTGTGATGATGGGTGTTAGTGGTGCTGGAAAAAC GACTATAGGTAATTTTTTAGCTGAAGCTGCAAGTTGTGCTTTTCTTGACGCGGATGATTTCCATTCAGATACAAACAGAG AGAAGATGAGAAAAGGGATTCCACTCTCTGACGAAGATAGGAAGCCTTGGCTTGAAATGCTATGCAATTCATTGAAAGAGCGCATTACTTCTGGGAAAGTTACAATTCTTGCATGTTCTGCTCTGAAAAAAAAGTACAGAGAGATTCTTAGGTTAGCTGATCCACATTATTTTCCGGGGAAGCTTGATTGTGCAGTGAAGTTTGTTCTTCTTAATGTTCCCGTTCAAGTACTGGCTGATCGGCTTAACAAAAGGCTTTCAAATGGGGAACACTTTATGCCACCTTCTTTGTTGCAATCACAGTTAGAGCTACTTGAGATTGATGCCTCTGAAGGAATCATTGAAGTGGATGCTACACAGAATCCTACTATTATTGTCGAAACTGTTCGAGCTTCACTTATCCAAAGGAAGATTTTTTAA